In the genome of Pelobacter seleniigenes DSM 18267, one region contains:
- the gspI gene encoding type II secretion system minor pseudopilin GspI, whose translation MTKITRAQTATPTGSAGFTLLEIMIALAIISIALTALLSLGNRSIAVHERLQRMTQATLLAQYKISEIEVSAGNAFQQDKETGVFDKPNEAYKWRVDYSDTPLPSIKMVSVTVSWGEEDSNEAVTIDSFIF comes from the coding sequence ATGACGAAAATCACTCGCGCACAAACCGCAACACCCACAGGCTCGGCCGGCTTCACCCTGCTCGAGATCATGATCGCCCTGGCCATCATCAGTATCGCGCTGACGGCCCTGCTCAGCCTGGGGAACCGCAGCATCGCCGTTCATGAGCGTTTGCAGCGCATGACCCAGGCCACGCTGCTGGCCCAATACAAGATCAGTGAAATTGAAGTTTCTGCCGGGAATGCCTTCCAGCAGGATAAGGAAACCGGCGTATTTGACAAACCCAACGAAGCCTACAAGTGGCGGGTGGATTATTCAGATACCCCCTTGCCATCCATCAAAATGGTCAGCGTCACGGTCAGTTGGGGTGAAGAAGACAGCAATGAAGCGGTCACCATTGACTCTTTCATCTTTTAA
- a CDS encoding type II secretion system protein GspJ, giving the protein MKRSPLTLSSFKYRPGRQSQQGFTLIEVLVAVTIIAITIATVYGVFSSVSTAKNKLDAASEIYQSARVVFDRFGRELHGAYLSSSNRDSIFQGGKTADGELYLELSTTTASPLSSQGKGFALIRYTLVEDTEAEDGSKVILRTEQPLFQRESDSTPTAMRLVKGIRLMTLRYYADAGWHDSWDSKTSGMPEIVEMEIRFQDGENADIPFLSAFTIPEKSQ; this is encoded by the coding sequence ATGAAGCGGTCACCATTGACTCTTTCATCTTTTAAATATCGCCCGGGGCGCCAGTCACAGCAGGGCTTCACCTTGATCGAAGTCCTGGTTGCGGTCACCATTATCGCGATAACGATTGCCACGGTTTACGGCGTCTTTTCATCGGTCAGTACGGCCAAGAACAAACTCGACGCTGCCAGTGAAATTTATCAGAGCGCCCGGGTTGTTTTCGACCGCTTCGGTCGTGAACTGCATGGTGCCTATTTAAGCAGCTCCAACCGGGACAGTATTTTCCAAGGGGGCAAGACTGCGGACGGCGAACTCTACCTGGAGCTGAGCACAACCACAGCGTCACCGTTGAGCAGCCAGGGCAAAGGGTTTGCCCTGATAAGATATACCCTGGTTGAGGACACGGAAGCCGAAGACGGCAGCAAAGTCATTTTGCGCACCGAGCAGCCCCTGTTTCAGAGAGAATCCGACAGCACACCCACGGCAATGCGCCTGGTGAAGGGGATTCGCCTGATGACCTTGCGTTATTATGCGGATGCCGGCTGGCATGACAGTTGGGACTCGAAGACCAGCGGAATGCCCGAAATTGTCGAAATGGAAATCCGCTTTCAGGACGGAGAGAACGCCGACATCCCGTTTCTATCGGCGTTCACGATTCCGGAAAAGAGTCAGTAA
- the gspK gene encoding type II secretion system minor pseudopilin GspK yields the protein MAVLRNNQNGMALLLVLVIITLLTSLLMELSYSTLVDQRLTETFRDSTKAYYLAKGGIAAGRMLLKADKNDYDSTDELWHTGIISYPVGQGAVSVAITDLDGKLAINELVNGNNPQTVVVDRFYRLFSSLEIEHLANPAELVAALIDWLDSGSQNYQLIQTDNLDIPVSGAENDYYQGLANGYSCKNGPLESMDELLLIKGFSQEVVNIVAPYLTVNGSNKININTASDKVLLSLSSQLDEQTIEVILERRQDGPIEKMTELESLLTDEAYSILKSLANQDLLGTESRYYRIDSEAMVNDGRQRLVAEVDKKNNQLLFIRVE from the coding sequence ATGGCAGTGCTGCGTAACAATCAAAACGGCATGGCTCTGCTGCTGGTCCTGGTGATTATTACCCTGCTGACCTCGTTATTGATGGAATTGTCCTATTCAACCCTGGTCGATCAGCGGCTGACTGAGACCTTTCGCGACAGTACCAAGGCCTATTACCTAGCAAAGGGGGGGATTGCTGCCGGCCGGATGTTGCTGAAGGCGGATAAAAACGATTATGATTCCACCGACGAACTCTGGCACACGGGGATCATCAGTTACCCGGTTGGACAAGGAGCGGTCTCGGTGGCCATCACCGATCTTGACGGAAAGCTGGCCATCAACGAACTGGTTAATGGGAACAACCCGCAAACCGTGGTCGTTGACCGCTTCTATCGCCTCTTCTCGTCACTTGAAATCGAGCATTTGGCTAATCCGGCAGAATTGGTCGCAGCCCTGATCGACTGGCTTGACAGTGGTAGCCAAAATTACCAGTTGATCCAGACTGACAACCTCGATATTCCGGTGTCAGGGGCCGAGAACGATTATTATCAGGGTCTTGCAAACGGCTATTCGTGTAAAAACGGACCGCTGGAATCCATGGATGAACTGCTGCTGATCAAAGGATTTTCCCAGGAAGTGGTGAATATCGTCGCCCCTTACCTGACGGTGAACGGCAGTAATAAGATCAATATCAATACCGCCAGCGACAAAGTCTTGCTGTCGTTAAGTTCACAGCTTGATGAACAGACGATCGAGGTCATTCTGGAGCGTCGCCAGGACGGCCCCATTGAAAAAATGACCGAGTTGGAAAGTCTGCTGACCGATGAGGCCTACAGCATATTGAAGAGCCTGGCCAACCAGGACCTGTTGGGAACCGAGAGCCGCTATTATCGAATTGACTCGGAAGCCATGGTCAACGACGGCCGGCAACGGCTGGTTGCAGAAGTCGACAAGAAAAACAACCAACTTCTTTTTATCAGAGTGGAATAG
- the gspL gene encoding type II secretion system protein GspL, which translates to MAKRFFGLDISPRCTYLAVLDYDRGELSKIQLLESHRQDLSAQLAELTENLDGDFKIGDRLAAALPAKSAYVRELKFPFSETKKILAALPFTLSAQIPVAIEDCATAALPNMVKAEEQTLVTAAAVPKRIVQEILTQTEDFGMPLHTLDLQPYALLYGLEEQITDGILVAATSQETTISRLSQGSLAEYRLLPEKLSKKNAPRAVREVQALVSKATDQSKHIYLIGDSLAEEFTDLLLEQELIVKELTMTLAGQTIPAAYLPATALAFRAGAGKSKKSFNFRQGAFALKGEWQKLKRALWATAALALLTVAVIGAAAGLKYRIKLNEADQLQREIVNIYRQTFPNANTIVDVPLQMQSAINDLREKSSLVGGTQPQALEVLKTVSDMVENVALEVQEFNYTPTEARVSGSTTSFEAVNQITEQLTASPLFTQVQVADAQMALKGNKINFRLILTLAKEGAGS; encoded by the coding sequence ATGGCAAAACGTTTTTTCGGCCTTGACATCAGTCCCCGCTGCACCTACCTGGCGGTACTCGACTACGACCGGGGAGAGTTGAGCAAAATCCAGCTGCTGGAGAGCCATCGTCAGGACCTGTCGGCGCAGCTGGCCGAGTTGACCGAAAATCTTGACGGCGACTTCAAAATAGGCGATCGCCTGGCCGCCGCGCTGCCGGCAAAATCCGCCTATGTGAGGGAATTGAAATTCCCGTTCAGCGAAACCAAAAAGATCCTCGCGGCCCTGCCCTTTACCCTCAGTGCCCAGATTCCCGTCGCCATTGAAGACTGTGCGACAGCCGCGCTTCCCAACATGGTGAAAGCCGAGGAACAGACCCTGGTCACTGCGGCGGCGGTGCCGAAGCGGATCGTCCAGGAGATCCTCACCCAGACCGAAGATTTTGGGATGCCCCTGCATACCCTTGATCTGCAACCCTATGCGCTGCTCTATGGGCTGGAAGAACAAATCACCGACGGCATTCTGGTCGCTGCAACCAGTCAGGAAACAACCATCTCCCGGCTCAGCCAGGGGTCACTGGCCGAGTACCGCCTGCTGCCGGAAAAACTGAGCAAAAAAAATGCCCCCCGCGCCGTGCGGGAAGTCCAGGCGCTGGTCTCCAAGGCGACTGACCAGAGCAAGCACATTTATTTGATCGGCGATTCGCTTGCCGAAGAATTCACCGACCTGTTGCTGGAGCAGGAGCTCATCGTCAAGGAGCTGACCATGACTCTGGCCGGCCAGACGATTCCTGCGGCCTATCTCCCGGCAACGGCATTGGCTTTCCGGGCAGGGGCCGGCAAAAGTAAAAAATCCTTTAACTTCCGCCAGGGAGCATTCGCCCTGAAAGGGGAGTGGCAGAAGCTGAAAAGGGCCCTCTGGGCCACCGCGGCGCTGGCCCTCCTGACAGTCGCAGTCATTGGCGCCGCCGCCGGCTTGAAATATCGGATCAAGCTGAACGAAGCCGACCAGTTGCAACGGGAAATCGTCAATATCTATCGGCAGACTTTCCCCAACGCCAATACCATTGTCGATGTCCCCCTGCAGATGCAGAGCGCCATCAACGACCTGCGCGAAAAAAGCAGTCTGGTCGGCGGAACTCAACCCCAGGCCCTGGAGGTCCTGAAAACGGTTTCGGACATGGTGGAAAACGTGGCTCTTGAAGTCCAGGAATTCAACTATACGCCCACAGAAGCCAGAGTTTCCGGTAGCACCACCTCCTTTGAAGCCGTCAACCAGATCACTGAACAACTGACCGCTTCCCCGCTCTTCACCCAGGTACAGGTTGCAGATGCCCAAATGGCCCTCAAAGGGAATAAAATCAACTTTCGCCTGATATTGACACTTGCCAAGGAAGGTGCAGGATCATGA
- the gspM gene encoding type II secretion system protein GspM, whose protein sequence is MINRIAQLERREKILLLVGAVFIVVVVLIYGVYDPYRNALSRAQRSIATKYQQIDQVRALQAEYLALQGQMNRAESKLVKRSGVSALAMVEDIASRIGSRENLSYIRPQPAQTQGEIHIENLDVKLERLSLQQVLQLLWGVESAQTQMQIKNLRLKQRFDNPAQTDLTMTVSVFRKNR, encoded by the coding sequence ATGATCAACCGGATTGCGCAACTGGAGCGGCGGGAAAAAATCCTGTTGCTGGTCGGAGCTGTTTTTATCGTTGTGGTTGTGCTCATCTACGGTGTCTACGACCCCTACCGCAACGCTCTGAGCCGGGCTCAACGCTCTATTGCCACCAAATATCAACAAATCGATCAGGTCAGGGCGTTGCAGGCAGAGTATCTGGCCCTGCAAGGGCAGATGAACCGTGCCGAAAGCAAGCTGGTCAAGCGCAGCGGTGTTTCCGCACTGGCCATGGTTGAAGATATCGCCTCACGCATCGGCAGTCGCGAAAACTTGAGCTACATTCGCCCGCAGCCGGCCCAAACCCAGGGTGAAATCCATATTGAAAACCTGGATGTCAAACTGGAGCGTTTGTCCTTGCAGCAGGTGCTGCAGTTGCTCTGGGGAGTCGAGTCTGCCCAGACCCAGATGCAGATCAAAAATCTGCGGCTCAAGCAAAGATTCGACAACCCGGCTCAAACAGATCTCACCATGACCGTATCCGTATTCAGGAAGAATCGATGA
- the gspN gene encoding type II secretion system protein GspN has protein sequence MKKLGSPIKFHWLKLFSIGLILFIFGLLIGLAVSFPSGILEKRLAREIEKQGQVAIDDGSISLGLLKVKGTGVVVRSQKDLWPPVEISSFDLTPLWLSLFSGNPGLHLDSRLLDGQLQADLYRNGSLQASADGLKLDFPLQNGWNMKVSGVLSAAHVEGTVPLDQTSPSRIDLTLANVNVAETGKTTAMLKLGTITLKASGRGQNFRIETLSAAGGDFAVSGRGNLRVGSSPAKSMLSLRLEIDPQPGVDPALVELLKLAAHERSGGGYELRVSGNMARPTVN, from the coding sequence ATGAAGAAACTGGGCTCTCCCATCAAATTCCATTGGCTGAAATTATTTTCCATTGGCCTGATTCTGTTTATTTTCGGTCTGCTGATCGGTCTTGCCGTCTCATTTCCAAGCGGAATCCTCGAAAAACGCCTGGCCAGGGAAATCGAAAAACAGGGGCAGGTTGCCATTGACGACGGGAGCATCAGCCTTGGCTTGCTGAAAGTCAAAGGCACCGGCGTGGTGGTGCGGTCGCAGAAGGATCTCTGGCCTCCGGTCGAAATCAGCTCGTTTGACCTGACTCCGTTATGGCTGTCGCTGTTTTCCGGCAATCCCGGCCTGCATCTGGACAGCCGGCTGCTGGACGGCCAACTGCAGGCCGATCTGTATCGGAACGGCAGCCTGCAGGCCAGTGCTGATGGACTGAAGCTGGACTTTCCACTCCAAAACGGCTGGAACATGAAAGTGTCGGGAGTGCTCTCCGCGGCTCATGTCGAAGGGACGGTTCCGTTGGATCAGACCTCCCCCAGCCGCATTGATCTGACCCTGGCCAATGTCAATGTTGCCGAAACCGGTAAAACCACCGCGATGCTCAAACTGGGCACAATCACCCTGAAAGCGAGCGGCCGCGGGCAGAATTTCAGAATTGAGACATTGAGTGCCGCAGGGGGGGATTTTGCGGTCAGCGGCCGTGGCAACCTGCGCGTCGGTTCCAGTCCAGCCAAAAGCATGCTCAGTCTGCGCCTCGAAATAGACCCACAACCGGGAGTTGATCCGGCGCTGGTCGAACTTTTAAAACTGGCCGCTCACGAACGGTCCGGTGGCGGGTATGAACTGCGGGTCAGTGGGAATATGGCAAGACCGACCGTCAACTGA
- a CDS encoding PilZ domain-containing protein translates to MAEQRGQERKRKRLKVRFGIDEVKRMAFTGDTSLDGLFLITGQPEAPGCRVRLEIHLPDQTRVLAEGQVRWAKKVPPNLVRLANKAGMGVRFLRFEQGRQDYLDYISGLR, encoded by the coding sequence ATGGCTGAACAGCGTGGCCAGGAACGCAAGCGGAAGCGCTTGAAAGTCCGATTCGGCATCGATGAAGTTAAACGGATGGCCTTTACCGGAGACACCTCTTTAGATGGGTTATTCCTGATCACCGGGCAACCGGAGGCTCCCGGGTGCAGGGTGCGGTTGGAAATTCACCTGCCTGATCAGACCCGGGTCCTGGCCGAGGGGCAGGTGCGCTGGGCCAAGAAAGTTCCCCCTAATCTGGTTCGTCTGGCCAATAAAGCCGGTATGGGGGTCAGGTTTCTGCGCTTTGAACAAGGTCGCCAGGATTATCTGGACTATATTTCCGGGCTGCGCTGA